In the genome of Proteiniborus sp. DW1, one region contains:
- a CDS encoding HAMP domain-containing sensor histidine kinase: MNNTNSSSTNITRKIRSSLVLKLNAKMIARMFSGFLSINVLILLMGSFVVFWNTEEGIKEIIEMMKRVPQNSQLVYDSVGSYRISSKIEELYGFKIPQKVQKYLPGGNVNWERSVGLSNISEEIKLLEKVELVNYSVITRINGETYQIVYALGRDLKLFLTLFSILLVFELIILIGGIGKGSRMIRQTLKPLYDLAETAKNLNAEVSSLGSKSEDRHIKDLAGVISSIDANKLDKRISIDSSQDELKDLASAINDMLNRINASYQSQVRFVSDASHELRTPISVIQGYVNLLDRWGKNDEKTMQESIDAIKSETQNMKELVEQLLFLARGDNETIQLNREDFDACEVVDEIVREAQMIDPAHSFDIDLKGPAYISGDKQLIKQAIRILVDNSIKYTPEGEKIILRVDNGNDSVSITVQDNGIGIAPEDIPRIFDRFYRSDESRARKTGGSGLGLSIAKWIIERHGAYFEVLSRVDIGTRITIVMPSTKLTSTELITE, from the coding sequence ATGAATAATACCAATTCTAGCTCAACCAATATTACAAGAAAAATCCGTTCATCTCTGGTTTTAAAGCTTAATGCAAAAATGATAGCAAGAATGTTCTCTGGATTTTTATCTATTAATGTCCTTATTCTTTTAATGGGCTCTTTTGTTGTTTTTTGGAATACAGAAGAAGGAATAAAAGAAATCATTGAAATGATGAAGCGAGTTCCACAAAACTCGCAGCTAGTCTATGATAGTGTTGGGAGTTATAGAATATCTTCTAAGATAGAAGAGTTATATGGTTTTAAAATTCCTCAAAAAGTACAAAAGTATCTACCAGGTGGAAATGTTAATTGGGAAAGAAGTGTAGGATTATCAAATATAAGTGAAGAGATAAAATTGCTAGAAAAGGTTGAGCTAGTGAACTATTCTGTGATTACTAGAATTAACGGTGAAACCTATCAAATAGTATATGCATTAGGTCGTGATTTGAAATTATTCCTAACTTTATTTTCTATTTTGCTGGTATTTGAGCTAATCATTCTAATTGGGGGAATTGGGAAAGGGTCAAGGATGATAAGGCAAACCCTTAAGCCTTTGTACGATCTTGCAGAAACAGCTAAGAATCTAAATGCAGAAGTATCATCCTTAGGTTCAAAATCGGAAGATAGACATATTAAAGACCTAGCTGGAGTTATCAGTAGTATTGATGCTAACAAGCTAGATAAACGAATATCTATAGATAGTTCTCAAGATGAGCTTAAAGACTTAGCATCTGCCATAAATGATATGCTTAATCGTATCAATGCTTCTTATCAGTCACAGGTAAGGTTTGTGTCAGATGCATCACATGAGCTGCGTACACCTATATCTGTCATACAAGGATATGTTAATCTACTTGATCGCTGGGGTAAGAATGATGAAAAAACTATGCAGGAATCAATTGATGCTATTAAGAGTGAGACTCAGAATATGAAAGAACTAGTAGAGCAGCTGCTTTTTTTAGCTCGTGGTGATAATGAAACTATTCAGCTAAATAGAGAAGATTTTGATGCTTGTGAAGTAGTTGATGAGATAGTTCGTGAAGCACAAATGATAGATCCAGCTCATAGCTTTGATATAGATTTAAAGGGACCTGCTTATATCAGTGGCGACAAGCAGCTTATAAAGCAGGCTATACGAATACTTGTAGATAATAGTATAAAATACACTCCTGAAGGTGAAAAGATTATATTGAGGGTTGATAATGGAAATGATTCAGTTAGCATTACAGTTCAGGATAATGGCATAGGAATAGCACCAGAAGATATTCCTAGAATCTTTGATCGCTTTTATCGTTCTGATGAATCAAGAGCAAGAAAAACAGGAGGTTCAGGCTTAGGATTATCAATTGCTAAATGGATAATCGAACGTCATGGGGCTTATTTTGAAGTACTAAGTAGAGTAGATATTGGTACTCGTATTACAATTGTAATGCCGAGTACTAAACTGACTTCTACTGAACTGATAACAGAATAA
- a CDS encoding helix-turn-helix transcriptional regulator has product MKTRIRELRKERKLTQEELALAVGTTRQTITSIEVGKYTASLVLAYKIARYFGLTIEEVFDFSDVD; this is encoded by the coding sequence ATGAAAACACGAATTAGGGAACTAAGAAAAGAAAGAAAATTGACTCAGGAAGAATTGGCTTTAGCAGTGGGTACAACAAGACAGACAATCACATCAATAGAAGTTGGAAAGTATACGGCTTCTCTCGTACTAGCATATAAAATTGCACGTTATTTTGGGTTAACTATTGAAGAAGTTTTTGATTTCTCTGATGTGGATTAA